One Mya arenaria isolate MELC-2E11 chromosome 7, ASM2691426v1 genomic window carries:
- the LOC128240031 gene encoding 4-galactosyl-N-acetylglucosaminide 3-alpha-L-fucosyltransferase FUT6-like isoform X1 — protein sequence MRTRMAKRRWILAIVFTTILFHVFLITNKWFGVHSNQASVRMRAYSPKATSVLGETGLAYSPAADGTNSIDAITKDDLKHIKGKFSNTKSPFIDPKLNINTSEAFNLHNILWWNPPKWMNDWIKETDERRCSYTNCKVTTDRTILKASSAVVFSVADTGMGSRPPLTPNERNPNQAWIFYTLESPYNILWQQEHKRPDWLNMFNWSWTYKPDSDIFHPYGILQTRAMTLQRNYSEIFRKKTKLAAWAVSHCGAVSKRDRYVELLNHLSSDGNASIVDIFGSCKGALSKPSKEQIENILDENYKFYLGFENSLCPDYITEKFFMYYKRDVITIVRGMGEYEKYFPKGSFLNTKDFPSPEDLAKFIVNLAVDEERYIEYLRMKDRFSVKERGFMYQDAVCSICHKLNNIEEYRKTIVDFLDFLGTCVQPKDV from the exons ATGAGGACTAG GATGGCAAAGCGAAGGTGGATTTTGGCGATAGTCTTTACCACGATACTGTTCCACGTGTTCTTGATCACCAACAAGTGGTTCGGAGTTCATTCAAACCAAGCAAGTGTAAGGATGCGAGCGTATTCGCCTAAAGCTACATCGGTACTCGGAGAGACTGGGCTGGCATACTCACCAGCCGCTGACGGTACTAATTCTATAGACGCAATCACGAAAGATGATCTCAAACATATTAAAGGCAAATTCTCTAACACGAAGTCTCCGTTTATTGATCCAAAGCTTAATATTAATACTTCTGAAGCATTCAATCTGCATAATATTTTATGGTGGAACCCACCGAAATGGATGAACGACTGGATTAAAGAAACAGACGAACGCCGGTGTTCATATACAAACTGTAAGGTCACTACTGACAGAACGATCCTTAAAGCAAGCAGTGCGGTGGTATTTTCCGTTGCCGATACAGGTATGGGGAGTCGCCCCCCTCTGACCCCAAATGAGAGAAATCCAAACCAAGCTTGGATATTCTACACATTGGAGTCTCCCTATAATATTTTGTGGCAACAAGAACATAAACGCCCTGACTGGTTGAACATGTTTAACTGGTCTTGGACGTACAAACCGGATTCAGACATATTCCATCCATATGGTATATTGCAGACAAGAGCTATGACATTACAGAGAAACTATAGCGAAATTTTCAGAAAGAAGACGAAACTAGCCGCTTGGGCGGTAAGCCATTGTGGTGCTGTGAGCAAAAGAGATCGATATGTTGAATTGTTAAATCACCTTTCAAGTGACGGGAATGCGTCTATCGTTGACATATTCGGGTCATGTAAAGGAGCATTGTCCAAACCAAGCAAAGAACAAATCGAGAACATTCTTGATGAGAATTATAAATTCTATCTCGGGTTCGAGAACTCATTATGCCCGGATTATATTACAGAAAAGTTCTTTATGTACTATAAACGAGACGTAATAACAATCGTCCGTGGCATGGGCGAGTATGAAAAATACTTTCCAAAAGGGTCATTTCTCAACACAAAAGACTTCCCCAGTCCGGAAGACTTAGCAAAATTCATAGTGAATCTCGCAGTGGATGAagaaagatacattgaataccTTAGGATGAAGGACAGATTTTCTGTAAAAGAACGAGGATTTATGTACCAAGACGCCGTATGTAGTATATGTCATAAACTCAACAACATTGAAGAATACAGAAAGacaattgttgattttttagattttcttGGAACATGTGTTCAACCAAAGGacgtataa
- the LOC128240031 gene encoding 4-galactosyl-N-acetylglucosaminide 3-alpha-L-fucosyltransferase FUT6-like isoform X2: MAKRRWILAIVFTTILFHVFLITNKWFGVHSNQASVRMRAYSPKATSVLGETGLAYSPAADGTNSIDAITKDDLKHIKGKFSNTKSPFIDPKLNINTSEAFNLHNILWWNPPKWMNDWIKETDERRCSYTNCKVTTDRTILKASSAVVFSVADTGMGSRPPLTPNERNPNQAWIFYTLESPYNILWQQEHKRPDWLNMFNWSWTYKPDSDIFHPYGILQTRAMTLQRNYSEIFRKKTKLAAWAVSHCGAVSKRDRYVELLNHLSSDGNASIVDIFGSCKGALSKPSKEQIENILDENYKFYLGFENSLCPDYITEKFFMYYKRDVITIVRGMGEYEKYFPKGSFLNTKDFPSPEDLAKFIVNLAVDEERYIEYLRMKDRFSVKERGFMYQDAVCSICHKLNNIEEYRKTIVDFLDFLGTCVQPKDV, from the coding sequence ATGGCAAAGCGAAGGTGGATTTTGGCGATAGTCTTTACCACGATACTGTTCCACGTGTTCTTGATCACCAACAAGTGGTTCGGAGTTCATTCAAACCAAGCAAGTGTAAGGATGCGAGCGTATTCGCCTAAAGCTACATCGGTACTCGGAGAGACTGGGCTGGCATACTCACCAGCCGCTGACGGTACTAATTCTATAGACGCAATCACGAAAGATGATCTCAAACATATTAAAGGCAAATTCTCTAACACGAAGTCTCCGTTTATTGATCCAAAGCTTAATATTAATACTTCTGAAGCATTCAATCTGCATAATATTTTATGGTGGAACCCACCGAAATGGATGAACGACTGGATTAAAGAAACAGACGAACGCCGGTGTTCATATACAAACTGTAAGGTCACTACTGACAGAACGATCCTTAAAGCAAGCAGTGCGGTGGTATTTTCCGTTGCCGATACAGGTATGGGGAGTCGCCCCCCTCTGACCCCAAATGAGAGAAATCCAAACCAAGCTTGGATATTCTACACATTGGAGTCTCCCTATAATATTTTGTGGCAACAAGAACATAAACGCCCTGACTGGTTGAACATGTTTAACTGGTCTTGGACGTACAAACCGGATTCAGACATATTCCATCCATATGGTATATTGCAGACAAGAGCTATGACATTACAGAGAAACTATAGCGAAATTTTCAGAAAGAAGACGAAACTAGCCGCTTGGGCGGTAAGCCATTGTGGTGCTGTGAGCAAAAGAGATCGATATGTTGAATTGTTAAATCACCTTTCAAGTGACGGGAATGCGTCTATCGTTGACATATTCGGGTCATGTAAAGGAGCATTGTCCAAACCAAGCAAAGAACAAATCGAGAACATTCTTGATGAGAATTATAAATTCTATCTCGGGTTCGAGAACTCATTATGCCCGGATTATATTACAGAAAAGTTCTTTATGTACTATAAACGAGACGTAATAACAATCGTCCGTGGCATGGGCGAGTATGAAAAATACTTTCCAAAAGGGTCATTTCTCAACACAAAAGACTTCCCCAGTCCGGAAGACTTAGCAAAATTCATAGTGAATCTCGCAGTGGATGAagaaagatacattgaataccTTAGGATGAAGGACAGATTTTCTGTAAAAGAACGAGGATTTATGTACCAAGACGCCGTATGTAGTATATGTCATAAACTCAACAACATTGAAGAATACAGAAAGacaattgttgattttttagattttcttGGAACATGTGTTCAACCAAAGGacgtataa